The window GCCTTAAGGGACTGGCCGGACTCGATTTTGTAAGGAGAAATCGCATGTGATTTGTAGAAATCGGTTTCAGCCGGTTTGTACCCTTTGCCCTTGGTAGTGAGCACATGCACCAGAACAGGTCCTGATACATTGTCCGCCTGATGGAAGGTTTCGATCATTTTCTCAATATCATGGCCGTCCACCGGACCCAGGTAAGTGAAGCCCAGTTCTTCAAAGAGTACACCCGGAACCATCATATATTTAAGGCTGTCTTTCAGCTTCTCAGCAGTCTTGGCCAGCTTCCCACCAATTGCCGGAATTCTTCTCAGCAGTCCTTCAACCTCATCTTTCGCACGCAGATAATGACGGTCCGAACGGATTTTGCTCAAATAATTGTGCATTGCCCCTACATTAGGAGCGATGGACATTTCATTATCATTCAGAATAACCATCAGCTTGCGGCGTTCATGGCCAATATGATTCAATGCTTCAAAGGCCATCCCGCCGGTCAGGGCACCATCGCCGATTACAGCGATAACTTTGTTGTCCTCGCCCTTAAGGTCACGTGCCATCGCCATTCCCATGGCTGCAGACAAGGAGGTGCTGCTGTGTCCGGCCTCCCAGACATCATGCTCGCTCTCCGAACGTTTCACAAAGCCGCAAAGTCCGTCTTTCTTGCGAAGGGTGTCAAAGCGGTCCTGGCGGCCGGTCAGAATTTTGTGGACATAAGCCTGGTGTCCTACGTCATATATCATTTTGTCCCGGGGACTGTCATAGCAGTAATGCAGGGCCAGTGTTAGCTCCACTACCCCCAGGTTGGATCCGAGGTGCCCGCCGGTTACAGTAAGCTTCTCAATCAGAAACCTACGGATCTCCTCTGCCAGAGTGTCCAGCTCAGGCACCGACAATGTTTTCAGTTGCTTCGGATCATTTATATTTGGAAGCAGCACGAGTCTTCCCCGCTTTCCTAGATGTTGTAAAATATAAACCCCATTATAACACAAACGAAACGGCTGTCGAAACACAGCCGCTTCCGAATTTTCCCTAATGATCTCTGGACATTAGATATGAGGCAATTTCCAGCAGGCGCGAATTGTCCGGAAAACCGCCTTCAAGCACCGCGCTGCGGGCCGCTTCCGTCAACTTCTTCACCTCAGCCCGCGAGGCTTCCAGTCCGATAAAATACGGGTAGGTAACCTTCTGCTGCTTGATGTCGCTGCCTGTCTTCTTGCCGAGCTTGCCTTCATCTCCAACCAGATCCAGAATATCATCCTGCACCTGGAAGGCTAAGCCAATCTGTGTACCGAATTCGCGCAGCGCTTCCAGCTGCCCGGCATCTGCTCCGGCAATCCTGCCGCCGGCAAGCAGCGAGAACACGATCAGATCCCCGGTCTTATGACGATGGATATATTGCAGCTGCTCCAGATCGGTAAGGCCCTGCTCACCCTCCATATCGGCCACCTGCCCGCCGACCATGCCGCGGGGACCGGCCATTTCCGCCAGATCCTCTACGATGGAGAGCGCCTGCTCTGCAGGTACACCGTGTCGGCGGGAAGCCTGCACAACACTATAAAAAGCATGTGTCAGCAGTGCATCTCCGGCCAGGATGGCGGTTGCTTCGCCGAATACCTTATGACTCGTGAGCTTGCCACGCCGGTAATCATCATTATCCATGGCCGGCAGATCATCATGAATCAGCGAGTAGGTATGCACCATCTCAATCGCTGCTGCCACCGGCAAGGCCGCCTCCCGGCTGCCCCCGAGCGCTTCACAGGCAGCTATAACCAGCAGCGGGCGAAGTCGCTTGCCTCCGGCCTGCAGGGAATAATCCATCGCTTCTTTTAAGTGGCCGGGCACATTCCAGTCTGCCGGAAGCGTTGTCTCCAGTTCCTGCATGACAGCCGAAGTAACTCCGGTAATATAATCCGCGAGCGTCTGGCGCGCGCCTTCTGCAGCGTTCATCTCCAGATTATGCTCAGACCGGCTCATCGCTGTCCCCTTCCAGCCGCGCGCCAAAAGGCTTCTTGCGCAGCTCCCCGTCCATCTCAGTGATCATTTCAATCTTGCGTTCTACCTGCTCCAGCTTGCTGCCGCAGAGCTGCGACAGCTTCATTCCCTGCTGAAACAAGTCGATGGCCTTTTCCAGGGGAACGTCGCCGTGCTCAAGCTCACGTACGATTTCCTCCAGCCGCCCCATTGCACCTTCAAAATCTAGCTCCGCTTCCTTCGTCATCGTCTTAGCCATCCTCCTTCATTCCCCAGACCTGGCAGCTTAGCTGTCCGTCATTCAGCTTTATGTTGACCACATCGCCGAGCTCTACTTCCTTCAGCGATTTGATTAAATGCTCTTCCTTCTCGTCGTACACGAGGCTGTAGCCCCGTGACATCACCTTCAGCGGGCTGAGCGCATCCAAATGGCGCAACTCGGCCACATAGCGCGAGCGCTTGTCCTGCAGGCGCGCCTGCATCGCACCCGCCAGCTGACGGGTGATGCCCTCCGTGCGCTGCCTGGCCGCATTAACACTGGCCTGCGGGTGAAACCGCTGCAGGCTGTGCCTGAGCACCGCCTGGCGCTCCTGCGCCCGGCGGTGCCGGCTCTCGGCTGCGCGGCTAAGCGCCGTGCGCAGCATGTCCAGCCGCTGCGCGTGCTGGGCCAGCTGGCGGCGAGGGCCGACCAGCGCCAGCGAGCGCTGCAGCGAAGCCAGGCGCTCGCCGCCGCGCTGGGAGCGGCGCAGCAGGCCCTGGCGCAGCCGCTGCTCAGCTGTGCGCAGCTGAGCAGCAAGCTCGGCGGCATGCGGCACTGCCAGCTCCGCCGCCGCCGTAGGGGTTGCCGCCCGGAGATCGGCGGCGAAATCGGCGATCGTGAAGTCGGTCTCATGACCGACGGCCGAGATCACCGGGATCTCTGAGCCGGCAATCGCCCGCGCGACGGCTTCTTCGTTGAAGGCCCACAGCTCCTCCAGTGAACCGCCGCCACGGCCGACGATCAGCACGTCGGCCTCGCCCATGGCGTTCATGTTCTGAATCGCCTTCACAATGGACGGGCCGGCCCCTTTGCCCTGCACCAGCACGGGATAGAGCACAACCGCCACCTGCGGAAAACGCCGCTGCAGGGTGATAATGATATCCCGTACAGCTGCGCCCGTCGGTGAAGTTATGACCCCGACACAACGCGGAAAGCGCGGCAGCGGCCGCTTGCGCTCCGCTGCAAACAGCCCTTCCTGCTCCAGCTTGCGCTTGAGCTGCTCGTAGGCCATATACAGGCTGCCGATTCCGTCAGGCTGCATATGGGTCGCATAGAACTGATACTGCCCGTCCCGTTCATATA of the Paenibacillus pedocola genome contains:
- a CDS encoding polyprenyl synthetase family protein; protein product: MQELETTLPADWNVPGHLKEAMDYSLQAGGKRLRPLLVIAACEALGGSREAALPVAAAIEMVHTYSLIHDDLPAMDNDDYRRGKLTSHKVFGEATAILAGDALLTHAFYSVVQASRRHGVPAEQALSIVEDLAEMAGPRGMVGGQVADMEGEQGLTDLEQLQYIHRHKTGDLIVFSLLAGGRIAGADAGQLEALREFGTQIGLAFQVQDDILDLVGDEGKLGKKTGSDIKQQKVTYPYFIGLEASRAEVKKLTEAARSAVLEGGFPDNSRLLEIASYLMSRDH
- the xseB gene encoding exodeoxyribonuclease VII small subunit — encoded protein: MTKEAELDFEGAMGRLEEIVRELEHGDVPLEKAIDLFQQGMKLSQLCGSKLEQVERKIEMITEMDGELRKKPFGARLEGDSDEPV
- the xseA gene encoding exodeoxyribonuclease VII large subunit gives rise to the protein MAAERQVYSIKDLNRYIRMKLDSDVLLSDVWIRGEISNFTHHGSGHMYFTLKDESSRIKAIMFASHNQRLPFVPKEGTKVIARGNVTVYERDGQYQFYATHMQPDGIGSLYMAYEQLKRKLEQEGLFAAERKRPLPRFPRCVGVITSPTGAAVRDIIITLQRRFPQVAVVLYPVLVQGKGAGPSIVKAIQNMNAMGEADVLIVGRGGGSLEELWAFNEEAVARAIAGSEIPVISAVGHETDFTIADFAADLRAATPTAAAELAVPHAAELAAQLRTAEQRLRQGLLRRSQRGGERLASLQRSLALVGPRRQLAQHAQRLDMLRTALSRAAESRHRRAQERQAVLRHSLQRFHPQASVNAARQRTEGITRQLAGAMQARLQDKRSRYVAELRHLDALSPLKVMSRGYSLVYDEKEEHLIKSLKEVELGDVVNIKLNDGQLSCQVWGMKEDG